From a region of the Bacillus thermozeamaize genome:
- a CDS encoding phosphoribosylformylglycinamidine synthase II encodes MTNQEKRAGQSAESVQAARSDRSAGQPVSRPVTLAGEPSPEAIRDAQIYRALGLTDAEYQRAVRMLGRLPNYTETGLFSVMWSEHCSYKNSKSLLRQLPTSGPRVLMGPGEGAGVVDIGDGQAVVFKIESHNHPSAVAPFHGASTGVGGIVRDIYSIGARPIALLNSLRFGRLDSAHMRHLFKEVVRGIADYGRRLDVPTAGGEVAFASTYEGNPLVNAMGVGLVAHDKVQRGIAKGAGNLVLYLGRPTGRDGIHGATFASEELNEDTEATFVTGDPEFGKRLMEACLEIVEKGLLVGIQDMGAAGLTCSSSEMAAKGGHGVELDLDQVPLAESGMTPYEMMLSETQERMLLVIRPEDLERVQDICRRWQVPAVAIGRVTEDQQLRLLYQGQVVTEVPVKALTDGPVYEPKAEKPEWVAKYEVWDAVTTVWRLWQKVKVARLDHAKGARQTVGGFEPVLKKLLSWPNVASKAWAYRQFSSDADRRLAVLPGSDAGVVRLPGT; translated from the coding sequence ATGACCAACCAGGAAAAACGAGCCGGCCAATCTGCCGAATCTGTCCAAGCGGCCCGTTCCGATCGGTCGGCCGGCCAACCCGTTTCCCGTCCGGTGACACTGGCGGGGGAACCGTCGCCGGAAGCGATTCGGGACGCGCAGATCTACCGCGCATTGGGCCTGACGGATGCGGAATACCAGCGGGCCGTCCGGATGCTGGGGCGGCTGCCCAATTACACGGAAACCGGACTCTTCAGCGTGATGTGGTCGGAACACTGCAGTTACAAAAACTCCAAAAGCCTGCTCCGGCAACTGCCGACCAGCGGGCCGCGGGTGTTGATGGGCCCGGGTGAGGGGGCCGGCGTGGTGGATATCGGCGACGGCCAGGCTGTCGTCTTCAAGATTGAAAGCCACAACCATCCTTCGGCGGTGGCCCCCTTTCACGGTGCTTCCACCGGCGTCGGCGGCATCGTGCGGGACATCTATTCCATCGGCGCCCGGCCGATCGCGCTGCTCAATTCCCTGCGCTTCGGCCGGCTGGATTCGGCCCATATGCGGCACCTCTTCAAAGAGGTGGTACGGGGGATTGCCGACTACGGCAGGCGCCTGGACGTGCCCACCGCAGGCGGGGAGGTGGCCTTTGCCTCCACCTATGAAGGCAATCCGCTGGTCAACGCGATGGGCGTCGGGCTGGTGGCCCATGACAAGGTGCAGAGGGGCATCGCGAAGGGGGCGGGCAATCTGGTCCTGTATCTCGGCCGGCCAACCGGACGGGACGGCATCCACGGCGCCACCTTTGCCTCGGAAGAGCTGAATGAGGACACGGAGGCCACCTTTGTCACAGGGGATCCGGAATTTGGCAAGCGGCTGATGGAGGCCTGCCTGGAAATCGTGGAAAAAGGCCTCCTGGTGGGCATTCAGGATATGGGGGCTGCGGGTCTGACCTGCTCCAGTTCGGAAATGGCGGCAAAGGGCGGCCACGGCGTCGAGCTGGATCTGGATCAGGTGCCCCTTGCGGAGAGCGGTATGACGCCATACGAGATGATGCTGTCCGAGACGCAGGAACGGATGCTGCTGGTGATCCGGCCGGAGGACCTGGAGCGGGTGCAGGACATTTGCCGGCGCTGGCAGGTGCCGGCTGTGGCGATTGGCCGCGTGACGGAGGATCAACAGTTGCGCCTGCTTTATCAAGGCCAAGTGGTGACCGAAGTGCCGGTGAAGGCTTTAACGGATGGCCCGGTGTACGAGCCGAAGGCGGAAAAGCCGGAATGGGTGGCCAAGTATGAGGTCTGGGATGCGGTGACGACCGTCTGGCGGCTGTGGCAGAAGGTGAAGGTGGCGCGGCTGGACCATGCCAAGGGGGCGCGGCAGACCGTAGGCGGGTTTGAACCGGTGCTGAAAAAGCTGCTGTCCTGGCCGAACGTGGCCAGCAAGGCCTGGGCCTACCGGCAGTTTTCGTCCGATGCGGACCGGCGGTTGGCCGTCTTGCCCGGTTCGGATGCCGGTGTGGTGCGCCTGCCTGGAAC
- a CDS encoding phosphoribosylaminoimidazolesuccinocarboxamide synthase, translating into MSAEPIRKELLYEGKAKQIYATSDPELFWVRYKDDATAFDGKKRATIQGKGELNNRISAIFFEHLGKAGIPHHFVRLLSPTEQLVRKVGIIPLEVVVRNRAAGSMAKRLGLEEGMPLARPILELYYKDDSLGDPLVNSEHALVLGWVKEAELAEMRRLALAVNEALQGFLAVRDVLLIDFKLEFGRTADGQVILADEISPDTCRFWDSRTLEKLDKDRFRRDLGGVQEAYQEMLRRLGGVEEGRLDRGGSII; encoded by the coding sequence ATGAGTGCCGAACCGATCCGCAAGGAGTTGCTTTACGAGGGCAAGGCCAAGCAGATCTACGCGACGAGTGATCCGGAACTGTTCTGGGTGCGTTACAAGGATGATGCCACCGCCTTTGACGGCAAGAAGCGGGCCACCATCCAGGGCAAAGGGGAACTGAACAACCGGATCAGCGCCATTTTCTTTGAACATCTGGGCAAGGCGGGGATTCCACACCATTTTGTCCGCCTTCTCTCGCCGACCGAACAGCTGGTTCGCAAAGTGGGCATCATCCCCCTGGAAGTGGTGGTGCGCAACCGGGCCGCCGGCTCGATGGCCAAGCGCCTCGGTTTGGAGGAAGGGATGCCGCTGGCCCGCCCGATTCTGGAATTGTATTACAAGGATGATTCCCTGGGCGATCCGCTGGTGAACAGTGAGCACGCGCTGGTCCTCGGCTGGGTCAAGGAAGCGGAGCTGGCGGAGATGAGGCGGCTGGCGCTGGCGGTGAACGAGGCGCTGCAGGGATTTCTTGCCGTGCGGGACGTCCTCCTCATCGATTTCAAGCTGGAGTTCGGGCGGACGGCGGACGGGCAGGTCATCCTGGCGGATGAGATTTCTCCCGACACCTGCCGGTTCTGGGACAGCCGGACGCTGGAAAAACTGGACAAGGATCGCTTCCGCCGCGACCTGGGCGGTGTCCAGGAGGCTTATCAAGAGATGTTGCGGCGTCTTGGCGGTGTGGAAGAGGGGCGTCTTGATCGAGGGGGATCTATTATATGA